From a single Lolium rigidum isolate FL_2022 chromosome 7, APGP_CSIRO_Lrig_0.1, whole genome shotgun sequence genomic region:
- the LOC124679405 gene encoding FCS-Like Zinc finger 1-like, translating into MVASVASAFFFDAEPAGERGMPAMNACALCAKPLASEKDIFMYRGDTPFCSDECRHKQMRLDVVCEKNAARTLRPYSSLPESHCG; encoded by the coding sequence ATGGTGGCATCTGTAGCCAGTGCTTTCTTCTTCGACGCCGAGCCAGCAGGCGAGCGTGGCATGCCCGCGATGAACGCGTGCGCGCTCTGCGCCAAGCCGCTGGCGAGCGAGAAGGACATCTTCATGTACAGAGGCGACACCCCCTTCTGCAGCGATGAGTGCCGCCACAAGCAGATGCGGCTTGACGTCGTATGTGAGAAGAACGCAGCCCGGACGCTGCGGCCGTACTCGTCCCTACCGGAGTCCCATTGTGGGTAG